One part of the Methylobacterium mesophilicum SR1.6/6 genome encodes these proteins:
- a CDS encoding aldehyde dehydrogenase family protein, translating into MALPDLSRFYIDGAWVEPVAARPFPLIDPATETAFGTLALGDAEDVDRAVRAARAAFPAFSETAPAERVALLRRILALFEERFETFAETIRQEMGSPIGFARKGQAARGPAHLNALIAVMEGFAFEEDRGTTRIRREPIGVCGLITPWNWPINQIVVKIAPALAAGCTMVLKPSEYSAVSAMLFAQVLHDAGVPPGVFNLVNGDGPGVGAAIAAHPGIDMVSFTGSTRAGIEIARAAAPTIKRVAQELGGKSANILLEDVDFDQAVRRGVAACCTNSGQSCSIPTRMLVPRARMDEAAAIAAEAAAGFRLGPTADPETDLGPVVNRTQYERVVGLIRTGIAEGARLVAGGPDRPDHLDRGFYVRPTIFADVTPDMTIAREEIFGPVLSILAYDSEDDAIAIANGSRYGLAAYVQGRDRDRARAVARRLIGGQVHINYPPPDVSAPFGGYRQSGNGREWGEAGLQEYLETKAMIGFGLD; encoded by the coding sequence ATGGCGCTCCCGGACCTGAGCCGCTTCTACATCGACGGCGCCTGGGTCGAGCCGGTCGCGGCCCGGCCGTTCCCGCTGATCGATCCCGCCACCGAGACGGCGTTCGGCACCCTCGCGCTCGGCGATGCCGAGGATGTCGACCGGGCCGTGCGCGCGGCCCGCGCCGCCTTCCCGGCCTTCTCGGAGACGGCGCCCGCCGAACGCGTGGCGCTCCTGCGCCGGATCCTGGCGCTCTTCGAGGAGCGGTTCGAGACCTTCGCCGAAACGATCCGGCAGGAGATGGGCTCGCCCATCGGCTTCGCCCGCAAGGGGCAGGCGGCGCGGGGACCGGCGCACCTCAACGCGCTCATCGCGGTCATGGAGGGCTTCGCCTTCGAGGAGGATCGCGGCACCACCCGGATCCGGCGCGAGCCGATCGGCGTCTGCGGGCTGATCACCCCGTGGAACTGGCCGATCAACCAGATCGTCGTGAAGATCGCCCCGGCGCTCGCGGCCGGCTGCACGATGGTGCTCAAGCCCAGCGAGTACTCGGCGGTCAGCGCGATGCTGTTCGCGCAGGTCCTGCACGACGCGGGCGTGCCGCCGGGCGTGTTCAACCTCGTGAACGGGGACGGCCCCGGCGTCGGCGCCGCGATCGCCGCCCATCCGGGGATCGACATGGTCTCGTTCACCGGGTCGACCCGCGCCGGGATCGAGATCGCCCGGGCGGCGGCCCCGACCATCAAGCGCGTCGCGCAGGAACTCGGCGGCAAGTCCGCCAACATCCTGCTGGAGGACGTCGACTTCGATCAGGCGGTCCGGCGCGGCGTCGCGGCCTGCTGCACCAATTCCGGCCAGTCCTGCTCCATCCCGACGCGGATGCTCGTGCCCCGGGCCCGGATGGACGAGGCGGCCGCCATCGCGGCCGAGGCCGCGGCGGGTTTCCGGCTCGGCCCGACCGCGGACCCCGAGACGGATCTCGGCCCGGTGGTCAACCGCACCCAGTACGAGCGCGTCGTCGGCCTGATCCGCACCGGCATCGCGGAGGGCGCGCGGCTCGTCGCCGGCGGTCCGGACCGGCCGGACCACCTCGACCGCGGCTTCTACGTCCGCCCGACAATCTTCGCCGACGTGACTCCCGACATGACCATCGCGCGGGAGGAGATCTTCGGCCCGGTCCTGTCGATCCTCGCCTACGACAGCGAGGACGATGCGATCGCGATCGCCAACGGCTCGCGCTACGGGCTCGCCGCCTACGTGCAGGGGCGGGACCGCGACCGGGCGCGCGCCGTGGCGCGGCGGCTGATCGGCGGGCAGGTCCACATCAACTACCCGCCCCCGGACGTCAGCGCGCCGTTCGGCGGCTACCGCCAGTCCGGCAACGGCCGGGAATGGGGCGAGGCCGGTCTCCAGGAATACCTCGAGACCAAGGCGATGATCGGCTTCGGCCTCGACTGA
- a CDS encoding carboxymuconolactone decarboxylase family protein: MSDESELFGQGFENRKTVLGAAHVEKSWANADAFNRPVQRLVTEYCWGAVWGDETLPFKTRSMLNLAMLTAMNQHHELGVHVKGALNNGVTRDEIQAVLMQALVYCGAPAALAAFRTASAAIAAWDEEHAGGR; this comes from the coding sequence ATGTCCGACGAGAGCGAGCTGTTCGGCCAGGGTTTCGAGAACCGCAAGACCGTCCTCGGCGCCGCCCATGTCGAGAAGTCCTGGGCCAATGCCGACGCGTTCAACCGCCCGGTCCAGCGCCTGGTGACCGAGTATTGCTGGGGCGCGGTCTGGGGCGACGAGACGCTGCCGTTCAAGACCCGCAGCATGCTCAACCTCGCGATGCTGACGGCGATGAACCAGCATCACGAGCTCGGCGTCCACGTCAAAGGCGCGCTCAACAACGGCGTGACCCGGGACGAGATCCAGGCCGTGCTGATGCAGGCGCTCGTCTATTGCGGTGCCCCGGCGGCCCTGGCCGCCTTCCGGACCGCCTCCGCGGCGATCGCCGCGTGGGACGAGGAACACGCCGGCGGGCGCTGA
- a CDS encoding MFS transporter encodes MTVTSAALATDAAGARPASSQSIEEKRKSAIRGAFFSEYIDMFDIYLPVVALAPVMFMFQPKNLSPQVETVLASLVFITTLLGRPIGALIFGLIADKVGRRAASIYSVAGFGVITLLIGLLPGYETLGLASYILLVLLRFLDGIFLGGGYTGAMPLAIEYSKKDKRGFVGGLIIAGFPAAYVSINLITMLMFYLFPLDGPGSPYTVWGWRIPFIVGAALAGLLALYYVHKVSESEVWKKEAAAGAEQAEASPMAGLFSGKGGRDLLQVLLLMTGFWTTQNIITIYMPTGLLVKTLHLNGFALTATLMICYTILFFSYIGSGLLGQVIGRRRFFVIVGPLIATVGAYILYTLTVTPEMAFGTRVLLVSLLAVIVTSPWGVIVTYINERFATDVRATGFGIGFSLSVVIPSFYAFYMDWLSALMPLALTPVALLIVGGLIGTVGALIGPETRDVDFGTGH; translated from the coding sequence ATGACGGTCACGTCGGCAGCCTTGGCAACGGACGCAGCGGGCGCGCGCCCGGCCTCGTCCCAGTCGATCGAGGAGAAGCGCAAGAGCGCCATCCGGGGCGCGTTCTTCTCCGAATACATCGACATGTTCGACATCTACCTGCCGGTGGTCGCGCTGGCACCGGTGATGTTCATGTTCCAGCCGAAGAACCTGTCTCCCCAAGTGGAGACGGTGCTGGCCTCGCTGGTGTTCATCACCACGCTGCTCGGCCGCCCGATCGGCGCCCTCATCTTCGGCCTGATCGCCGACAAGGTCGGACGCCGGGCCGCCTCGATCTATTCGGTGGCGGGCTTCGGCGTGATCACGCTGCTGATCGGCCTGCTCCCGGGCTACGAGACGCTCGGCCTCGCCTCGTACATCCTGCTGGTGCTGCTGCGATTCCTCGACGGGATCTTCCTCGGGGGCGGCTACACGGGCGCGATGCCGCTCGCCATCGAGTATTCCAAGAAGGACAAGCGCGGCTTCGTCGGCGGCCTGATCATCGCGGGCTTCCCGGCCGCCTATGTGAGCATCAACCTCATCACGATGCTGATGTTCTACCTGTTCCCGCTCGACGGGCCCGGGTCGCCCTACACGGTCTGGGGCTGGCGCATCCCCTTCATCGTCGGCGCGGCGCTCGCCGGCCTGCTCGCCCTCTACTACGTCCACAAGGTCTCGGAATCGGAGGTCTGGAAGAAGGAGGCCGCCGCCGGGGCCGAACAGGCCGAGGCATCGCCCATGGCGGGCCTGTTCTCCGGGAAGGGCGGCCGCGACCTCCTGCAGGTCCTGCTGCTGATGACCGGCTTCTGGACGACGCAGAACATCATCACGATCTACATGCCGACCGGGTTGCTGGTGAAGACCCTGCACCTCAACGGCTTCGCGCTGACCGCGACGCTGATGATCTGCTACACGATCCTGTTCTTCAGCTACATCGGCTCCGGCCTGCTGGGGCAGGTCATCGGCCGCCGGCGCTTCTTCGTGATCGTCGGCCCGCTGATCGCGACCGTCGGCGCGTACATCCTCTACACGCTGACGGTCACGCCCGAGATGGCGTTCGGCACCCGCGTACTGCTGGTCAGCCTCCTGGCGGTGATCGTGACCTCGCCCTGGGGCGTCATCGTCACCTACATCAACGAGCGCTTCGCCACGGATGTCCGCGCCACCGGCTTCGGTATCGGCTTCAGCCTCTCGGTGGTGATCCCGTCCTTCTACGCCTTCTACATGGACTGGTTGAGCGCGCTGATGCCGCTCGCGCTGACGCCCGTGGCCCTGCTGATCGTCGGTGGCCTGATCGGCACCGTGGGCGCGCTCATCGGTCCGGAGACCAGGGACGTCGATTTCGGCACCGGCCACTGA
- a CDS encoding NAD(P)-dependent oxidoreductase has protein sequence MHQNRIGFIGLGNMGGRMTRRLTGAGIDVVGFDTDREAASRWGATDAASIAAVVGEADVVLMSLPDSKVVERVVLGEGGVLAGCRDGQIVVDLSTASASSTRRIAAALAERGVAYVDAGISGGAAAAEKGTLTLMVGGDPAVIDRLDWVFAPIAQKVVVMGASGAGHTTKLLNNFLNAVSLAATAEVMVAGRKAGLDLHRLLEVLNASSGVNFATLNRFPKIVDGDYLEGGLTGKLMTKDVVLYTDLLHELGVASLNASGPMASFGLATALGYGDVISNRVVDAIGDVSGGVRLHGNRHEN, from the coding sequence ATGCACCAGAACCGGATCGGCTTCATCGGGCTCGGCAACATGGGCGGCCGCATGACGCGCCGCCTGACCGGGGCGGGGATCGATGTGGTCGGCTTCGACACCGACCGGGAGGCCGCTTCGCGCTGGGGCGCGACGGACGCGGCCTCGATCGCCGCGGTCGTCGGTGAAGCGGACGTGGTCCTGATGTCCCTGCCCGACAGCAAGGTGGTCGAGCGCGTCGTGCTCGGCGAGGGCGGTGTCCTGGCGGGCTGCCGGGACGGGCAGATCGTCGTCGACCTGAGCACGGCCTCCGCCAGCTCGACGCGCCGCATCGCCGCGGCGCTGGCCGAGCGCGGCGTCGCCTACGTGGACGCGGGCATCTCCGGCGGCGCCGCCGCGGCCGAGAAGGGCACGCTGACCCTGATGGTCGGCGGCGATCCGGCGGTGATCGACCGGCTGGACTGGGTCTTCGCGCCGATCGCCCAGAAGGTCGTCGTGATGGGTGCTTCCGGTGCCGGCCACACGACCAAGCTGCTCAACAACTTCCTGAACGCGGTCAGCCTCGCGGCCACCGCGGAGGTCATGGTCGCGGGCCGGAAGGCCGGGCTCGACCTGCACCGGCTCCTGGAGGTGCTGAACGCCTCCAGCGGCGTCAATTTCGCGACGCTGAACCGTTTCCCCAAGATCGTGGACGGCGACTACCTGGAAGGCGGCCTGACCGGCAAGCTGATGACCAAGGACGTCGTCCTCTACACCGATCTCCTGCACGAACTCGGCGTCGCCTCCCTCAACGCGTCCGGCCCGATGGCGAGCTTCGGCCTCGCCACGGCGCTCGGCTACGGCGACGTCATCTCCAACCGCGTCGTCGACGCCATCGGCGACGTCTCCGGCGGCGTCCGGCTCCACGGCAACCGACACGAGAACTGA
- a CDS encoding cupin domain-containing protein: MQIFHGRETSAKSESRGPTFTGQVWADPVMQSTGGVMINNVFFTPGARTFWHAHAQGQILQVTAGKGWICVAGQKAQPIRAGDTVWIPADERHWHGAAADSYLLHTAISLGKTDWQDEVIEADYAGATA; this comes from the coding sequence ATGCAGATCTTCCACGGTCGCGAGACCAGCGCGAAGTCCGAGAGCCGCGGGCCGACCTTCACCGGGCAGGTCTGGGCCGACCCGGTGATGCAGTCGACGGGCGGCGTGATGATCAACAACGTCTTCTTCACGCCCGGTGCGCGGACCTTCTGGCACGCGCACGCGCAGGGCCAGATCCTGCAGGTGACCGCCGGCAAGGGCTGGATCTGCGTCGCGGGCCAGAAGGCGCAGCCGATCCGGGCGGGCGACACCGTCTGGATCCCGGCGGACGAGCGGCACTGGCACGGCGCGGCCGCCGACAGCTACCTGCTCCACACGGCGATCTCGCTCGGCAAGACCGACTGGCAGGACGAGGTGATCGAGGCCGACTACGCCGGAGCCACGGCATGA
- a CDS encoding carboxymuconolactone decarboxylase family protein, which produces MTGTAPNPDTLRHTVTEQLGYWDAEQAALAELAPGFLDAWARLATVPVRKNHLGAKDRALIALSAATAATHLYAPGTRRQIRNALDAGATADEITEVLALTATLGIHACNIGVPLLLEVLEEAGQRSGPAPLTPRQERLKSDFTRDRGYWHAFWDGLLELDPDLFEGYLDFSAWPWRHGVLTPKMKEFVYCAFDAAATHLYVPGLKMHMKNALGYGATKEELMEVLEIVSLIGMHGAELAAPILRDELAARRRG; this is translated from the coding sequence ATGACCGGGACCGCGCCGAACCCGGACACCCTTCGGCACACGGTAACGGAGCAGCTCGGCTACTGGGACGCCGAGCAGGCGGCCTTGGCCGAGCTGGCCCCGGGCTTCCTCGACGCCTGGGCGCGGCTGGCGACGGTCCCGGTGCGCAAGAACCATCTCGGCGCCAAGGACCGCGCCCTGATCGCGCTCTCGGCCGCGACCGCCGCGACGCATCTCTACGCGCCCGGGACCCGTCGCCAGATTCGCAACGCCCTCGACGCGGGCGCGACGGCCGACGAGATCACGGAGGTTCTCGCGCTGACGGCGACCCTCGGCATCCACGCCTGCAACATCGGCGTGCCGCTGCTGCTGGAGGTGCTGGAGGAAGCCGGCCAGCGGAGCGGCCCCGCACCGCTGACGCCGCGGCAGGAGCGGCTGAAATCCGACTTCACCCGCGACCGGGGCTACTGGCACGCGTTCTGGGACGGTCTCCTCGAACTCGATCCCGACCTGTTCGAGGGCTATCTCGACTTCTCGGCCTGGCCCTGGCGTCACGGCGTCCTGACCCCGAAGATGAAGGAGTTCGTCTACTGCGCCTTCGACGCGGCGGCGACCCATCTCTACGTGCCGGGCCTGAAGATGCACATGAAGAACGCGCTCGGCTACGGGGCGACCAAGGAGGAACTCATGGAGGTTCTCGAGATCGTCAGCCTGATCGGCATGCACGGTGCGGAACTGGCCGCGCCCATCCTGCGCGACGAATTGGCCGCACGGCGCCGGGGCTGA
- a CDS encoding GntR family transcriptional regulator has translation MNKIRAIQPDTLRQKVEDAVREAITSGVYAPGERLIERELCEGLGVSRASVREALRKLEAEKLVHTVPHKGPVVASISVEEARQLYALRAVLEGYAAHEFAAQASNAAIAEFGQAAGHLREAADSGDTDRVLRAKGALYDVMLSHCGNALVREILRGFYSRINLLRATSLMHPERLPHSLAEIDALVEAFRARDAAKAEQLARLHVTNACEVALKQLAFRIRQQALDAAS, from the coding sequence ATGAACAAGATCAGGGCCATCCAGCCGGATACGCTCCGCCAGAAGGTCGAGGACGCCGTCCGCGAGGCGATCACCTCGGGCGTCTACGCGCCGGGCGAGCGGCTGATCGAGCGCGAATTGTGCGAGGGGCTTGGCGTCAGCCGCGCCTCCGTGCGTGAGGCTCTGCGCAAGCTGGAGGCCGAGAAGCTCGTCCATACGGTGCCGCACAAAGGCCCGGTCGTGGCATCGATCTCGGTGGAGGAAGCGCGTCAGCTCTACGCGCTGCGCGCCGTCTTGGAGGGCTACGCGGCGCACGAATTCGCGGCTCAAGCCTCGAACGCGGCGATCGCGGAATTCGGGCAGGCAGCCGGGCATCTGCGCGAGGCGGCTGATAGCGGCGACACGGATCGCGTCTTGCGGGCAAAGGGCGCCCTGTACGATGTCATGCTCAGCCATTGCGGGAATGCGCTCGTCCGCGAGATCCTGCGCGGCTTCTACTCCCGGATCAATCTGCTGCGCGCGACATCCCTGATGCATCCTGAGCGGCTACCGCACAGTCTGGCCGAGATCGATGCCCTCGTCGAAGCCTTTCGGGCCCGCGATGCCGCGAAAGCGGAGCAGCTGGCCCGGCTCCACGTGACCAATGCGTGCGAGGTCGCCTTGAAGCAACTCGCGTTTCGCATCCGCCAGCAGGCCCTCGATGCCGCGAGCTGA
- a CDS encoding amidohydrolase family protein — MRGLTRSRRTILKGGATLALAAAAGLRHRPAGAAEDFPFSSGTEAPTTAVPPNACDCHIHILSTRFPASPHWKGQPVLDSDVAAYRRLQARLGTSRVVVVTPSTYGTDNRATLDGVAQFGRSARAVVVVDLDIAEAELRAMAAQGAVGIRVNFGTPQSWGPTTAERLEAMARKVEPLGWHVQIYATGDQIALLEPVLRRLPTPLVIDHLARLPPDRGVDHPAYAVVRGLLDGGRTWMKLSGAYLNTASGPPAYADATAVAKSFAAAAPERMVWGSDWPHRGEKHMPDDARLLDILTAWVPDDRARARVLVDNPAELYGFA; from the coding sequence ATGCGCGGCCTAACCCGATCCCGGCGCACCATCCTCAAGGGCGGGGCGACGCTCGCTCTGGCCGCGGCCGCCGGCCTGCGTCACCGCCCGGCTGGCGCAGCGGAGGACTTCCCCTTCTCGTCGGGGACGGAGGCACCGACGACCGCCGTTCCGCCGAACGCCTGCGACTGCCACATCCACATCCTGTCGACCCGCTTCCCGGCCTCGCCCCACTGGAAGGGCCAGCCGGTGCTGGACAGTGACGTCGCCGCCTACCGCCGCTTGCAGGCGCGCCTCGGGACCAGCCGGGTGGTGGTGGTGACGCCCTCGACCTACGGCACCGACAACCGCGCGACCCTCGACGGCGTGGCGCAGTTCGGTCGTTCGGCCCGCGCGGTGGTCGTGGTCGATCTCGACATCGCCGAGGCCGAGCTCCGGGCCATGGCGGCCCAGGGCGCGGTGGGCATCCGCGTGAATTTCGGCACGCCGCAATCCTGGGGACCGACCACCGCCGAGCGCCTGGAGGCGATGGCCCGCAAGGTCGAGCCCCTTGGCTGGCACGTCCAGATCTACGCGACCGGCGACCAGATCGCTCTTTTGGAGCCGGTGCTACGGCGCCTTCCGACGCCCCTCGTCATCGATCACCTGGCGCGGCTTCCGCCGGACCGGGGCGTGGATCATCCCGCCTACGCCGTGGTGCGTGGGCTGCTCGACGGCGGTCGCACGTGGATGAAGCTGTCGGGCGCCTATCTCAACACCGCCAGCGGACCGCCCGCCTACGCCGATGCCACGGCAGTCGCGAAGTCCTTCGCGGCGGCGGCCCCGGAGCGGATGGTCTGGGGCAGCGACTGGCCGCACCGGGGCGAGAAGCACATGCCGGACGATGCCCGGCTGCTCGACATTCTGACCGCATGGGTGCCCGACGACCGAGCGCGGGCGCGGGTTCTGGTCGACAATCCTGCGGAGCTCTACGGGTTCGCCTGA
- a CDS encoding amidohydrolase family protein, translating to MIPSTTRRAHLAALMAGAALGVGLRPVLAQTVPWSSGTDRPSFAVPPGATDCHHHIYDARFPAAPGATLRPPDASVADYRLLMQRLGIARHVVVQPSTYGVDNGLLVQSLKAFGPTARGIAMLDASVTPEELKRLDAAGIRGVRFGTRLPGGAPITDMAPVARKIADLGWHIQLVSDGDKIVELADSLKGLPVPVVFDHMGHLPEPAGPDHPGFKVIANLIETHGAWVKLTGAYILSKVGPPSYADRSRLARAFVQCAPERLVWGSDWPHPTSPADAKPDDAVLLDLLAGWAPDETVRNRILVSNPAKLYGF from the coding sequence ATGATCCCCTCGACGACCCGCCGCGCGCATCTCGCGGCCCTCATGGCCGGCGCCGCCCTGGGCGTCGGGCTGCGACCTGTCTTGGCGCAGACCGTGCCCTGGTCCTCGGGCACGGATCGGCCGAGCTTCGCCGTGCCGCCGGGCGCCACGGACTGCCACCACCACATCTACGATGCGCGCTTCCCGGCCGCGCCCGGCGCCACCCTGCGGCCGCCGGATGCCAGCGTCGCGGATTACCGCCTCCTGATGCAGCGCCTCGGCATCGCCCGGCACGTCGTGGTGCAGCCCTCGACCTACGGGGTCGACAACGGCCTCCTGGTCCAATCCCTGAAGGCGTTCGGGCCGACCGCCCGGGGCATCGCGATGCTCGACGCCTCGGTCACGCCGGAGGAACTGAAGCGCCTGGACGCGGCCGGCATCCGCGGCGTCCGGTTCGGGACGCGCTTGCCGGGCGGCGCACCGATCACCGACATGGCGCCGGTCGCCCGCAAGATCGCCGACCTCGGCTGGCATATCCAGCTGGTCTCCGACGGCGACAAGATCGTGGAACTGGCCGACAGCCTGAAGGGCCTGCCGGTCCCGGTCGTCTTCGACCATATGGGCCACCTGCCCGAGCCCGCCGGCCCCGACCATCCGGGCTTCAAGGTCATCGCCAACCTGATCGAGACGCACGGCGCCTGGGTGAAGCTCACCGGCGCCTACATTCTCTCGAAGGTCGGACCGCCGAGCTACGCCGACCGGAGCCGCCTCGCCCGCGCCTTCGTGCAATGCGCCCCCGAGCGCCTCGTCTGGGGCAGCGACTGGCCGCATCCGACCTCCCCGGCCGACGCGAAGCCGGACGATGCCGTGCTCCTCGACCTCCTGGCGGGCTGGGCCCCCGACGAGACGGTGCGGAACCGGATCCTCGTGTCCAACCCGGCCAAGCTCTACGGCTTCTGA
- a CDS encoding SMP-30/gluconolactonase/LRE family protein, whose protein sequence is MSFFAPPPAVTAEIFTRLPDRFRKVRPTAWANANRGGHAIDSFLEGPVFDRAGRLYVTDIPFGRIFRIDQAGEWDLVAEYDGWPNGMKIHRDGRIFITCYKRGLMLLDPDTGAVTPFLDTAGSEGFRGVNDLTFAKTGDLYFTDQGQTGLQDPTGRVYRLRPSGELTCLVDTVPSPNGIVIDDAMGSLFVAVTRAQQIWRIPLNASGLVAKVGVFAQLHGGLGGPDGIALDAEGCLIVAHTGFGSIWRLSPVAEPLLRVKSPAGISTTNVAYGGPDGATLFITESQTGSILTARMPAAGQTLFSHH, encoded by the coding sequence ATGTCGTTCTTCGCTCCCCCGCCGGCCGTGACGGCCGAGATCTTCACGCGTCTGCCCGACCGCTTCCGCAAGGTACGGCCAACAGCCTGGGCGAACGCCAACCGGGGCGGCCACGCCATCGACTCCTTCCTGGAAGGACCCGTCTTCGACCGGGCCGGCCGCCTCTACGTCACCGACATCCCCTTCGGCCGGATCTTCCGCATCGACCAGGCCGGCGAATGGGACCTCGTCGCCGAATACGACGGCTGGCCCAACGGGATGAAGATCCACCGAGACGGCCGGATCTTCATCACCTGCTACAAGCGCGGCCTGATGCTCCTCGATCCCGACACGGGGGCGGTGACGCCGTTCCTGGACACAGCGGGCTCGGAGGGCTTTCGCGGGGTCAACGACCTGACCTTCGCGAAGACCGGCGACCTCTACTTCACCGATCAGGGCCAGACCGGGCTGCAGGATCCGACCGGCCGGGTCTACCGCCTGCGCCCCTCCGGCGAGCTGACCTGCCTCGTGGACACGGTGCCGAGCCCGAACGGCATCGTCATCGACGATGCCATGGGCAGCCTGTTCGTGGCCGTGACCCGTGCCCAGCAGATCTGGCGCATCCCCCTGAACGCCAGCGGCCTCGTCGCCAAGGTCGGCGTGTTCGCGCAACTGCACGGCGGGCTCGGCGGCCCGGACGGCATCGCGCTCGATGCCGAGGGCTGCCTGATCGTCGCCCATACCGGGTTCGGCTCGATCTGGCGGCTGTCGCCGGTCGCCGAGCCGCTGCTGCGGGTGAAGTCGCCCGCCGGGATCTCGACCACCAACGTCGCCTATGGCGGCCCGGACGGCGCGACGCTGTTCATCACCGAATCCCAGACCGGCAGCATCCTCACGGCGCGGATGCCGGCCGCCGGCCAGACCCTCTTCTCGCATCATTGA
- a CDS encoding MFS transporter → MAVEEHAKHPLETATMRRVIIRLVPFLMLCYFCALLDRVNVGFAALQMNKDLGLTPAMFGFAASLFFVSYFLVEVPSNLALQKVGARRWIARIMITWGLVTMGMALVTGPHSLYAMRFILGAAEAGFFPGAILYLTYWLPSAYRARILATFTVSIPLATFLGSPLSVTLLELDGLLGLKGWQWLFVLEGLPTVCLGIACLFVLTDRPRDATWLRDDERTWLVGRLDEEAAKRKPIGHISLWQLARNKYFLTMALVCSGASATGSVLSVWQPQMIKSFGLTNLQTGFVNAIPYGIATVLMVLWGRHSDRQGERRWHTAIPLLLAASGLAYLNLTGGIATTVLAVSFALVGAYAFKGPFWALSAGWLSPGTLAAGLAGINAISNLIGGGLMVNVVGLVKDANGSFPLGMLPVAALDAAAALSVILISRAHAREAHAAALPA, encoded by the coding sequence ATGGCCGTCGAAGAGCACGCCAAGCATCCGCTCGAGACGGCGACGATGCGCCGGGTGATCATCCGGCTCGTCCCGTTCCTGATGCTCTGCTATTTCTGCGCCCTGCTCGACCGGGTGAACGTGGGCTTCGCCGCCCTGCAGATGAACAAGGATCTCGGGTTGACGCCGGCCATGTTCGGCTTCGCGGCGAGCCTGTTCTTCGTCTCGTACTTCCTGGTCGAGGTTCCGAGCAATCTCGCCCTGCAGAAGGTCGGCGCCCGGCGCTGGATCGCCCGCATCATGATCACCTGGGGCTTGGTCACCATGGGCATGGCCCTCGTGACCGGTCCCCACTCCCTCTACGCGATGCGCTTCATCCTGGGCGCGGCCGAGGCCGGCTTCTTCCCCGGGGCGATCCTCTACCTGACCTACTGGCTGCCGAGCGCGTACCGGGCGCGGATCCTGGCGACCTTCACGGTCTCGATCCCGCTCGCGACCTTCCTCGGGTCGCCCCTCTCCGTGACGCTCCTCGAACTCGACGGGCTGCTCGGGCTCAAGGGCTGGCAGTGGCTCTTCGTGCTGGAGGGTCTGCCGACCGTCTGCCTCGGCATCGCCTGCCTGTTCGTGCTGACCGACCGGCCCCGCGACGCGACGTGGCTCCGCGACGACGAGCGCACCTGGCTCGTCGGGCGCCTCGACGAGGAGGCGGCCAAGCGCAAGCCGATCGGCCACATCTCGCTCTGGCAGCTCGCCCGCAACAAGTACTTCCTGACCATGGCCCTCGTCTGTTCCGGCGCCTCGGCGACGGGGAGCGTCCTGTCTGTGTGGCAGCCGCAGATGATCAAGTCGTTCGGGCTGACGAACCTGCAGACCGGCTTCGTCAACGCGATCCCCTACGGCATCGCCACGGTCCTGATGGTGCTCTGGGGCCGCCACTCCGACCGCCAGGGCGAGCGGCGCTGGCACACGGCGATCCCGCTGCTGCTCGCCGCCTCCGGCTTGGCGTACCTCAACCTCACCGGCGGCATCGCCACGACCGTCCTCGCCGTGTCCTTCGCCCTCGTCGGCGCCTACGCGTTCAAGGGGCCGTTCTGGGCGCTCTCCGCCGGCTGGCTCTCGCCGGGGACGCTGGCGGCGGGACTCGCCGGGATCAACGCGATCTCGAACCTGATCGGCGGCGGCCTGATGGTGAACGTGGTCGGACTCGTGAAGGACGCGAACGGCAGCTTCCCCCTCGGCATGCTCCCGGTCGCGGCGCTCGACGCCGCCGCCGCGCTCAGCGTGATCCTGATCAGCCGCGCCCATGCCCGCGAGGCCCACGCCGCGGCGCTGCCCGCCTGA